A segment of the Caviibacter abscessus genome:
AATAATCTTTGCAGTAACTATTGGAGTAAAATCAACCATTCCTAAATATATTGAAGTAGCATATCCAAGTATCATTGCAATAAGTATTGATATAGTTGAGAAAAATTTTCTAAATAAAAATGAACCAAATATTGCTGTTCCAAGTGTAACTCCAAATACTATTCTACCATTAAGACTTGTTAAATCAGCACCTATTTTTCCACCATTTATTGTAAGTGCAGCTAATTCAAATCCTATTAACGATACTACTGAGCCCATTGCAGCTGGAGGTAGTATTATGTTTATAAAATCAGTTCCAAAATGCTTTATTATATACGATAATATACAACCTATAAGACCTACAACGAAAAAACCACCTAATGCATATTTATAACCATAATCACTATTTCCTATAATCTGTAGTGCAGGTCCTAAAAATGCAAAACTTGAACCAAGATAAGCAGGAGCTTTACCTTTAGTAATGTAGATAAATAATAATGTTCCTATACCATTCATAAATAAAACGATACCCGGATCTATTCCAAATAAAATTGGGACAAGTACTGATGCTCCAAACATAGCGAAAGTATGTTGTAAACTAAGTGGTACTAACCATTTAAACGGTACTTTCTCTTCAATTCCAATAATTCTTTTTTTACTGCTCATAATTCCTCCTAAAAATTATTCAAAAAAAAGACAAGTATAAAACTCGTCTTTATTATTTACTATAAAATCTTTTAATAACATCACCAAATAACGGTTGTGAAACACCAATAGACTTGAACCATTCATCAAGTTTAACTTCATATTCTGAAATCGCATTTTTTTGTGCTTCCCTATCATATTTATCTTTCATTGCAAAAGCCTTAGAACATATTCTAGGTTTTAAAGTTCCTTCTAAAGATTCTTTTGTTGGTACACCTAAAGTTATTCCTACCATTACATATGTATGTTCCGGTAATTCTAATAACTCAGATATTTCTTTTGAAGCTTGCTTTATACCTCCAATAATAGTAGAACCATAACCATATGCCATTGCTGCCATATTCAGTAAATAAACCATTATTCCAGCATCTACAGATGCTATATTCTTAAGTTCAGATTCATTATCCTTTAAACTTAATCCTTTTGAATCTAAATAAGTTGATGCTCTATAAAAATCACCAATAATTGTAATAAATACATCACTATTTTTAACTTGAGCTTGTCCACCAGCTAATTCAGCTATTTTAGCGATTTTTTCTTTATCTGTTGTATATACTAAACTAACTTGTTGTCCATTTACCGAGCTTGGTGCTCTACTTGCCAATTCTAAAATTGCTTTTAAATCTTCTTCTTTTACGTGTTCACCTGTAAATTGTCTTATTGATTTTCTATTTTTTATAGCTTCCAATATATCCATTACTTCCTCCTTATTATAAATTCATTTTTACTATTTTATATATTTTCATCTTCAATGTCAAGTTTTATTTTAAATTATAAAAAAAATCCATAAGTAGCCTTGTTTTTAGCATGTCTACTTATGGAAATTTATTTTTACCAAATATTTACTCTCTTATCTTTCGGCATAAACATTTTATCTCCTTCTTTTACTCCGAAAGTTTCATAGAAATCATCAAGATTTCTTGGTTGAATATTTGCTCTTAATTCTCCAGGTGCATGTACATCTGTTTTAAGTAATAATTCCATATATTGTTGTCTTGCTTTTCTACACCATATTTTAGCAAAATTAATGAAAAATTCTTCTAAATTATATTCTTTATGATTTTTAAGTGCCTCAAGTGAGCAGCTTAATCCTCCTGCATCAGCAATATTTTCTGAAACAGTTAAAGTTCCATTTACCTTATGTCCTGCAAAATCTAATCCGTCAAATTGAGCTATCATATTTTTTGCAAGATTATCAAATGTCTTGTAATCTTCTTCTGTCCACCAGTTATTAATATTTCCATTTTCATCGAATTTACTTCCGTTATTATCAAAAGCATGTGATATTTCATGTCCTATTACTGAACCTATACCACCATAATTTGCACTCTTTGATTGGTCTAAGCTATAAAAAGGTGCTTGAAGTATTGCTGCTGGAAAACAGATTAAATTATCTGTAGGACTATAATAAGCATTTACTGTATTTGAACTCATACCCCATTCTTTTCTATCAACAGGTTTATTCCATTTTGATAATGAGTATTCTGTCATTATTTTTGTAAAAGTCATATTATTTTCAAAAAAGCTTTTTGTTTCATCAACTATTAATTTCTTATAAATATTCTTATATGTATCAGGATATCCAACAAGGATTTCAAGAGATTCTAATTTTTTAATAGCACTTTTTGATGTTTTTTCATTTAACCAAGTATTATTTGCAAGTCTTTTTTTATAAACCTCAATCATACTTGTTACCATATCATAAACATCCTTTTTTGCTTTTTCTCCAAAATGTTTAGTACCATAGTAAACACTTATAACTTGGCTATATACTTTTGTTGCGAAATAATAAGCAAATTTTTCAACTGATAAAATTTTGTCAATTCCTGATAAATATTTACTATAAATGCTGCCAATTTCACGAATTTCTTCTGTAAGGAAATTACTAAATCCAAGTGCTGTTTTTACTATTAACCAAGATTTTAAGATTTCAAAAGTTTCTTTTGTTACAATTTCATTAAAGTGTTCAAAGAAAACAGGCTCTGTTACTATTATTTTTTCTGGGTTTTCTCCAACTAACTCTTTTATTAATGCTTTAAAATCAATTACATTAGAATAGTTTGCTACTTCTTCAAGAGTTCTTGGATTATTCATTTTAACATAATCTGCTGATTCTTCTGAACTTTTAACGTTAGGATAAATTAATGAATCAAATTTTATAGTATCTGATAACAATTTTTCAATTTGTTCTTTGTTATAGTTAAATTTAGATAATAACAATCTTACCATTTCGCTGTATTTGTCAATTAAAACTTTTTCATTTTCAGTACCATAATAAGTTTTATCTGGTAAAATTATTCCTGCTGGATCCAAATAAAGTACATTTCTTGTTGCTTCACTCATATCTGCATATATTGAAAAATTAAATGGTAAAGGTAAATCCATAAGTATAAAATCTTTTAATTTTTTTTGCAATTCCTCATATGAATTAGTATTTTCTATATTTTTAATAATATCAAGTGCAGATCCAACACCATCTAAATCACGTTTTTTTACATCTTTTATAATTTCATAAAATTTTAAAAACTCGTTCATTTGGTCATTATCTGTATTTTTTAATTCATTGAACTCTTTTATTAATTTAGTTTCAATTTCTGTTACTAAATCGTTAAATCCTCCTGTTGATGGTTTATCGTCAGGTATAACTGCTGTTTTTAACCATTCTCCATTTACCGCTTGATATAAATCATCCTTTATTAATTCTCTATTTATACTCATTTATCTTCCTTCCTATTTTTTTATTTTTAATATAACTGCTTTTTTGCCTTTTAATGTTATGTTAAGTTCACCTTCAATACCTATTTTTATCTTATTATTTGATAATAAATCGATCATTTCTTTATTTTTATGATACACATTGAAAGAAACGTTTTGTTCATCGAATGAATTATTTATTATTACTATTATAGATGTATTTTTATCATATCTTTCGTAGGCTATTACATCTTTATCATTATCAAAGAATAGTTCTTTGAATTTTCCATAAACTAAAACTTTATTTTTCTTTCTTATTGATATTATTTTTTTATACCATGCAAAAAGCTCTAAATCAGGCTCTTGCTCATATATTTCTCCCCTATTTATATATGACGGATTTTTTTCATTATCATATAAAAATTCATCCCATAACATAGGTTTTCTACAATAAGGATCTGTTGCTCCCCACATACCTACTTCATCTCCATAATAAAGCATAGGAGCTCCTATGTATGTCATTTGGAACACAGATATTAATTTTAATATTTGTTTAGGTTTAATTTTACTATTTATCCAGTCTATATTCGTATTTGGATGATATATAGAAGCTAGATCTGGTCTTATTCCGTTATATCCTTTTTCAAGTTGCTTACCTTCTTCCATATTTCTACCTAAAGCATCATTTACAATTCTTGAATAAAGTCTATCCGTATCATGTGAACCATTTAAATTTTGCATTGCTTGTAATGCTTGATAAGGGTACCATGTTCTTTTTTCACGAAGCTCATTGAAAAAATCTTGTGCTTTTAATTTATAACAAGTTCCCCATTCTTTTGAATGATTAATAAAATATCCAACAGTAGTTTTTAACCATTCATAATTCATTACTGCATCAAATTTTGTATTATTAACATCTGAACTTGCATTTCCCCATATTTCAGCCGTTATGTATGCATCTTTTTTTGCAGATTTAACTACTTCTCTAAATTCACTCCAAAAATCTTGATTTTCAAGACAATTCGGAACATCAAGTCTAAATCCGTCTATCCCATCATCAAAAGTAAAATCATCGCTTGCAACGCCATCAGGACCATACATCCATTTTCTTACAATATTAAATATATATTCTTTATATTCCACGTTAAATGTGTCAAATTCTGGTAGAGTTTGTACTCCTGCCCAACCAATATATTCCGCGTTATTTTTATTATGTATAAGTGTTTCATAAGCTTTTTTTTCGTCCATATCAGCAGTTATTGGTATGTGATTATTAAATGATAAAAACTTATACCAACTTGCATATGGAGATGTTGGACCTTGTGCTAAAGCTAAATTAAAGCTCCAATGTCTATCACTGCTATGATTAAATACACCATCAAATATTACTCTTATACCATTTTGATGTAGCTCTTTTATTAAATCTACCATTATTAAATCTGATTCTGTCCATACCCAAGTTTTTGGATCTTGTGTTTCAAAATATCCATTTTTACCTTGATTTTCACCACTTAAATTTACTTCTAAAAGTTTTAATTCACTGTTATTTTTTGCTTGTGTCCCCAATACATCTATATATGTTTTGTTATTTTCATTAACATAAACATTATGTTTACTTCCTGATGTTCTTATAGTTCCAAAATCAGGTGAAATATGTCTAAAGTCATTTGCACCATATTTGTGATTTTGATATGAGAAAAATACAGGATTAAGCCAAACAGCATTTACACCCAATTCTTTTAAATAAGGTATTTTTTCTTTTATTCCTTGTATATCTCCTCCATACATACGAGCATACTTAAGACTATAGCTTAAACCTTGTTCTCCTAATTTTTCCCAACTTGTTCTATCACTAAAATCTGAAGTCCATCTGTTTCTATCAAACTTAGATAGTTGGACATTATTAACTCTCCACTTATAGTCTTGTATAAAATTATGTTCATGTAAAATATTTATTCCAAAACTTTCAGGTCCAAACTCATTAAATATTGGATCATTATATACATTAGCATTATAAAATCTTTCAGGAAATATATTATACCATATAGCTTCTTTAGTCCAAGATGGTATGTAAAAAAGTTCCATATCTGAAATTTTATCAACTTTTATTCTATCTATATTACATTTATAGCTTAATTTATCTCCATTAAAATATGCTTTTTGATTTCCATCTTCTAAGATATATATAATACTGAAATCTCCTGTTGAATCATCAAAAACTACATGTCTTTTAAAATAGTCAAATTGATTTGTAGTATCTGATAATCTTTCAAGCTCCATTACTTGCTCAATGCCATCATTTTCAATTATACTTATATATGCTCTTGAAACGTCATTTATTTGTGTTCTTAAAGTAAATTCATATTCAGTATTTGATATTTTATTTATTTTATGTGATATTGCTTTTATTTCAGTATTTTCATCAAAAGCATCATATGAAAATACTCCTGTACCTAATTGACCTTTAGGAAAAAGTTTACCATTTTCTCCAACAATTAATGTTCTGTTGCCCCCGTCTTCCCACATTCCATTTATTATATATTTATATTCATAATATCCGTTTTTTAAATTTAATACTACTTCAGCTTCTGTTTCATTTTTTATTATTACAGGCTCTTCATCCGGTATCCAATTATTAAAACTTCCAGCTATTTCTAATTTTTGTATTTTATTGTTAATATGATTTTTCAAATTAAAATTTAATTTTGTAAACTTTGTTTTAAATAGTTTAAATTCTTTAAAATTTAAATTAATTTCAATTAAAATATCTATGCCATTTTGAAATCCCGTTATCATTCTTGGAATATTTGTTTCATCTAAAAATGCTTCAAAGTTTTTTACAAAAGGTGCTGTATGTGTATACGTAACGTTTTGTCTTTTATTGTCATGTACTATATAAAAAGAATATGCACCTTTTTCAACATTTAACCATTTATATATATCTCTATCATTAATTCCTACAAGATCTACCTTTTTATATGGCTTATTATCTTTTACAATAAAAAGTTCCACTATTTTTCCTCTTCCAAACGTTTTAATATTTTTTTAGTTTCTTCTTCGTAACCAGGTTTTTCAAGAAGTGCAAACATATTTTTCTTGTATGCTTCTACTCCCGGTTGATCAAACGGATTAACTCCATTTAGATATCCTGATATTCCTACTGTTTTTTCAAAGAAATAGAATAAATATCCAAGATTATACGCATCTGCTTTTTCAATAGATACTTCAATATTAGGCACTTGTCCGTCAACATGTGCAAGCATTACTCCTTTAGCTGCCATTTTATTTACATAATCAACAGTTTTTCCTGCTAAAAAGTTTAATCCATCTAAATCTTCATCATCTTTTTCTATAACTATTTCATGTTCAGGACTGTCTATTGATATTACAGTTTCAAACATAGTTCTCTTACCTTCTTGTATTGCTTGACCTATTGAGTGTAAATCTGTTGAAAAGTCAGCAGAAGTTGGATAAATACCTTTAAAATCTTTTCCTTCAGATTCAGCAAATAATTGTTTTAACCATTCTGAGATATAATGAAGTCTTGGTTCATAATTTACAAATATTTCAATTTCTCTACCTTTTCTATATAAAATATTTCTAATTGCAGCATATTGCATAGAAGGATTATTACAAAAATCTTTTTTCATATCATAACTTGCATCTGCTGCACCATTCATTAAAGCATCAATATCTATTCCTGCACAAGCAATAGGCAATAATCCAACTGCTGTTAATACTGAAAATCTTCCTCCAACATTATCAGGTACAACAAATGTTTCATAACCTTTTTGTGTCGCAAGTGTTTTTAAAGCCCCACGTGATTTATCTGTTGTTGCATAAATTCTTTTTGCAGCTTCTTCTTGACCATATTTTTCTTCTAATAATTTTTTAAATATTCTAAATGCAATAGCAGGTTCTGTCGTTGTTCCTGATTTAGAAATTACATTGATTGAAAAATCTTTATCTTTAACTAAATTTATTATATCTGATAAATAATTACCACTAATATTTGTTCCTACAAAGTATATTTCAGGTTTTTCCACTTGGTTGTATCCTGTAGGTTTTATAAATTCAATAGCAGCTCTTGCACCTAAATATGATCCTCCTATACCTATAACTACTAAAGCTTGAGAATCTTTTCTTATTTTTTCAGCTGCTTTTTTTATTCTACTAAATTCTTCTTTACCATAATTTGTAGGTAAATCTATCCAACCTAAAAAATCAAATCCAGCTCCTGTTCCACTTTCCAATATCTCATTTGCTTTTTCTACAAAAGGTTTAATTGCTGTAATTTCACTTTCTTTAATAAAATTTCTTGTATAAGTATAATTTAACTTCATAATGTAATTTCCTTTCAAAATTTATTATTTTAACCCCGCTACAAGTAACACTATATCGTTATATGTAACACCGCTTATTCTATTTGCTTGTCCTACTGTTTTGGGTTTATGATAACTAAGGCTTGATCTTGCAATATTACTTAAACCTTGTATTTTATCATAATTAAAGTTTTCAGGTATTGGTGTATTTTCAAGTTTTTTAAACTTTTCTATCTGTTCTTTTTCTCTTTCTATAAATACCCTATATTTTGCATTTATTTCTATTTGTTCTATTGCTAAAGTATGTAATTTTTTTGTTTCAATAAAATTAGATAAATTATCATAGTTTATTTCTTGTCTTGCTAAAAACTCAAAAGCACTTACTACACCGCTTTGAGATGCTCCTTTTAATATTTTATCTAATTTTTCATTTGTACTTTGACTTGGGTAAATTTTAATTTCTTTTAATCGTGCTATTTCGTCATCAATGTCTTTTGATATTTTTTCTAACTTTTCAATTTCTTCTTTATTTAAAAGACCAATTTTTTTAGAAATTTCAAGAAGTCTTAAAAAAGTATTATCCTGTCTTAAAGTAAGTCTATATTCTGCCCTTGATGGCAATACTCTATAAGGTTCAGGCGTCTTTTTTGTTATAATATCTTCTATTAAAACTCCAATATATCCTTCATTTCTTCTTATTATTATTTCATCTAGACCTTTAATTTTTCTTACTGCATTTACTCCGGCAATAAATCCTTGTGCTGCCGCTTCTTCATATCCACTTGTTCCATTTATAGTTCCAGCGGTATAAAGTCCTTCTACTATTTTTGATTCCATCGTATAATTTAACTGATGTGCTGGAATATAGTCATATTCTATTGCATAACCATATCTTACAATTTTAGCATTTTCAAGCCCTGATATTGTATGTAACATTTTTTCCTGTGCAAATGGTGGCATTGCCGTTGTAAATCCATTTACATATATTTCATCACTTTCAATACTTTCTTGTTCCAAAAAGATTTGATGATCATATTTATCAGGAAAATTCATAACCTTTCTATCTAGAGACGGGCAATGTCTTGGTCCTTTTGTACTTACTATCCCCGTTACTATAGGAGAATACTTAAGTAATTCTTTTGCTACTTCAATAGTTTGTTTTGTAGTATAAGTAAGATATGTTGGCAATGGATTTTCTTCTTTTTGCTGTGTTTCATAAGAAAAATATCTTGGATCTTTTTCTCCATAAAGTTTTGTCATTTTACTAAAATCTATTGATGATTTTAAAAGTCTTGGAGGTGTGGCTGTTTGATATCTATCAAGTTCTATTCCAAGTTTTTGAAGAGATGTCGGTAAATCTACACTTGCAACTTCTCCAACACGACCTGAACTATATTTAACATCTCCAATTATATATTGACCATTTAAAAATGTTCCGGTACAAAGTATAACCGCTTTTGCCATATATTTAACACCAAGTTCATCAACAATTCCATATACTTTATTTTCAGAAACTAAAAGTTCTGATACATTTCCTTGAATTATAGATAGATTTTCCTGATGTTCCAAAACTTCTCTCATTTTTATTCTATACCAATATTTATCTGCTTGAGCTCTAGTTATTCTTGCTGCTAGTCCCTTCGTATGATTTAAGTGTTTCAGCTGTAAATTATATTTATCTATATGCGTTGCCATTTGTCCGCCAAGTATACCAATTTCACTTACTAAATGGCTTTTACCTGGACCGCCTATTGATGGGTTACAGCTCATCATAGCTATAGTATTTAAATAAATACTAAAAAGTGCTGTTTTGGCTCCCAATCTGGCACTTGCAAGGGCAGCCTCAACACCTGCATGTCCTGCTCCTACAACTATTACATCAAATTGTTCCATTATTTCTCCTAAATTAATAAAATCACATTTATTCTACTACTTTTAAAAGTAAAAATCAATTTTATTTACATTTATCTATAAACTTATTCATTTTCTAATTTTTCTTCAATGATGTTTATAATTTCTAATCCTTTTTTAGTAATAATATACTTTCCTTTTATTGATTTATATACACCAATACAATCATTTAATTTTAATTCTTTAATAATTCCATTTGCTTTCATTTTTGAAATATGTAACATATCTGCAATTTCTTGTTGTGATAATGGAATATATTTGTCTTTTTTTACTTGTATTTGATTATCATATAGAAATTTTAATAATCTGTATTTGTCATTGGTAAACATAACTAAATTATACATAAAAATCTCCTTTTTTATTTTCATTATATCAACATAATATCTAATTATCAACAACTTTTATGGTGTATATATTTGTTATAAAAAAATATAAAAAATTCATAATTATTTTGTATTTTCACGCTTATTCATTGATTTTCAGTGTATAGCGTGCAAAATTGAAATTTACTTTATAAGTATGATAAAATACTACAAACTAACATAGAAAGTGAGTTGTTAAAATGAAAAAAACATTATTATTATTGTCTACTATATTAATTACTTTTGCATCTTTTGCAAATATACAAACAGGAAGACCTAATGTTAAAATTTCAGGTTCTCTTGGACTGTCTTCACTTCTTGGAGTTGATGCTTCTATAGGAATACAACCTGAATGGACTGCAAAATTTAGTAATGATTGGGAAATAGGATTTGGTCCTGTTTTTGATATTAATGCAGGTTATTATGGTTCCATTCATTTTGCATCTGTTGGTGCAGGAGTTACTTTAAGATTTGATGCTAAGAAAAAATTAAATTATAATAAAAAGATTTATTTTGGAGCTGAAGGAGGACTTAAGTTTCAAAAAGATTTTTATTTAACTAACAATGGAACTAACGGAAAACTACCTACAACAAGTGGAATATTTAAGATAAATACAGGTGTTGAATACAGAAACGGATTTTATATTGGTGGTTTCCTAGGATATGGTAAAGGAAATATAGGGTTAGAATTAGGATATAGAACTCGTTAATAATAAGTAAAAAGAGTTACCTCCTAAAAATAAAGGAGAGTAACTCTTTTTTATTAATTTACTTTTTTAATAACTAAAGTTGAAATAGGACTGATTTTAATTTTTGAATTTTTAACATTTATCTTTTCAATTCCATTTGCATTTGCTTTATTATCTTTAACAAGAACTATATATTTACCATTTTCTATATTTATCTCTTTTTCATTAAAGCTTGCATTATGTATTACATATATATTATTTTTATCATCACTTAATCTATATGCTACAACTTGATCTTGTGCAACTATAGTTTTAAATACTTTATTTATTTTCTTATAATCGCTTAAATTAAACAAATCATAATCTTTTCTAATTGCAATAAGTTCTTTTATATACTCAACTATATCGTTATTTTCTTTTGCTCTATTCCAATCAAGTTTATTTATTTCATCAGAAGCATTATATGAATTTTCATTTCCTTGTTTAGTTCTTGCAAACTCTTGACCTGCATGTATAAATGGTATTCCTTCAGAAAGAAGTACTATACTTGAAGCAAGTTTATGTCTTTTAATTCTTACTTGAACACTTTCATCAGAATTTGTTTTTTCAAGTTGATCCCATAAAGTTAAATTATCATGTGCTTCAACATATTGTATAAGCTGATTAGCTGATATATATGTTTTTATACCTTCTCCACCTTTAATATTATTTAACACTCTTTGTTCAAGATTTTTTTCTCCACTTGCAAATCCTTTTCCTATTTTACCAAAAGTTGAACCCTTAACCGCATCTCTTATGTCATCATTAAAGAATGCAATATTGTCAAGTTTATTTGCGTTATATTGTGCAGCTTTTTCTTCTTTAGGTAAAGTTCCCATATCCCAACCTTCTCCAAGAATTATGATATTAGGATTAATTTTTAATAGTTCATCTCTTACAGTTTTCATAGTTTCAACATCAAGAATACCCATTAAATCAAATCTAAATCCATCTAAATTATATGTGCTTGCCCAATATTTAACACTATCAACTATAAATTTTCTTGCCATTGCTCTTTCACTTGCAACATCATTTCCTACACCTGTTCCATTAGTTAATGTACCATCTTCATTATGTCTAAAGAAATAATTAGGAACTATTTTGTCAAAGCTATGTTCTCCTACACTAAACACATGATTATATACAACATCCATTATTACAGCAATATTATTTTTATGTAACTCATCTACTAATTGTTGTAACTCTTTAATTCTTGTATTAGGGTTATTAGGATTTGTACTGTAGCTTCCCTCAGGTGTATTATAGTTTACAGGATCATATCCCCAGTTATATTTTTCAAATTGATTATTTTCATCAACAGAATACTTACTAAAATCATAGATAGGTAAAAGTTGAACATGAGTTACACCTAAAGATTTAATATAGTCTAAACCTGTTATTTGACCATCTTTTGTTTTAGTTCCTTTTTCTGTAAGACCTAAAAATTTACCTTTATTTTTTATGCCACTATCACTATAGCTTGATAAATCTCTTACATGTAGTTCATAAATTATAGGGTTTTTAGAAGAAGTAAATTTAATATCACTTGGTTTTGGATTTACAACAACTGAGTGTTCTCCATTAACTGTTGTTGATTTTGCATAAGGATCTACTGCTATATTTGATTTTTCACCAAAATATACTTCGTAGTTATATATAGTTCCTAATTGATTTTCATCAAGAGTTACACTATATACACCTTTTTCTTCTTTTTTCATACTAATTGTATTTTTAACTTTTTTGTCATTTCCATAAATTAATAAATTTACTTTTGTAGCAGTTGGAGCCCATACTTTAAATGTTGTACTGTTTTCAGTATACATTGCTCCCAATTCCTTATCATATGAAAACTTTTCGTCAAATGATTTACTTTCTACTACACGTCCTAAAATTACTTTTTTAGTGCCAAAATTTTCTAATTTTACAGTTAAATTCTCAAATAAATCTAATTCTTTTGCAAAAACTACTTTAATTTTATTTGTTTGAATGTTATTACCTTTTACAACTGTTACACTTTTTATTTTTTTATTTCCAACTTTAATTTGTTTAGGTAAACTAAATGGTTTATTTGTTTCAATTGTTATACTGTTTAAATCATCTATTGTAGCACTAAGAATTTCATTTTTCTTATCAGCTTTTTCTTTTGAATAATAAACTGTTTTATCATCTTGGTTTATATAAACTGTTGCATGTCCTTTATCATCAAATTTAGTAATAACTCTAGTATCTAAATCTGAAATTATCTTCTTTTTATTTATAGAAAAAATTGAAAATTCTAATTTTTGTAAATCTTTTCCACTAATTTCAACTTCTGCTTTTGCATAATCTTTAACTTTTTTAAAGTTAAATACTTTCTTACTTCCTGTAATTTTAAGTTTTAAATTACTATAATCTTTTTTATATCTTTTATAAATAACAACTGCACTTAATTTATCATAACTTTTAGGTTTAGCATCAGGATTTTCATAATAAGTTTTAGGATCTTTTGATTTTAACCATACCTCTGCTACTCCATTTTCTACTTTTATATATCTATCAGCAGTCTTACTGCTCCAATCAGGAGTTCTTACTATATATCCAACTTCTTTATAATTACCATCTAATACTATTTCAGAAATTAATCCAAAACTGTCTACATCATCAAACTTGTATTCTTTACCATCCAGACCTTTAGGCCATATCCATAAATCCCAATTTTTATCTTCAGATTTTTGATAATGGATTAATAACTTTGTCTTATCTTTTTCAGGTTTTAATACTC
Coding sequences within it:
- the uraA gene encoding uracil permease; translated protein: MSSKKRIIGIEEKVPFKWLVPLSLQHTFAMFGASVLVPILFGIDPGIVLFMNGIGTLLFIYITKGKAPAYLGSSFAFLGPALQIIGNSDYGYKYALGGFFVVGLIGCILSYIIKHFGTDFINIILPPAAMGSVVSLIGFELAALTINGGKIGADLTSLNGRIVFGVTLGTAIFGSFLFRKFFSTISILIAMILGYATSIYLGMVDFTPIVTAKIITIPHFQMAKFAVKPILTILPVILVIVSEHISHQVVTSNIIGKDLLKEPGLNKTLFADNFSTMLSALVGGVPTTTYGENIGVMAITKVYSVYVIAGAAVVSIMMAFIGPFSALINTIPGSVIGGVTFLLYGMIGVSGLRLFVEKNVDFNKAQNLILTSVIFVTGLSGLSVNISSISLKGMNLASVVAIVISLLFYVFNKYNLLND
- a CDS encoding nitroreductase family protein, translated to MDILEAIKNRKSIRQFTGEHVKEEDLKAILELASRAPSSVNGQQVSLVYTTDKEKIAKIAELAGGQAQVKNSDVFITIIGDFYRASTYLDSKGLSLKDNESELKNIASVDAGIMVYLLNMAAMAYGYGSTIIGGIKQASKEISELLELPEHTYVMVGITLGVPTKESLEGTLKPRICSKAFAMKDKYDREAQKNAISEYEVKLDEWFKSIGVSQPLFGDVIKRFYSK
- a CDS encoding M13 family metallopeptidase is translated as MSINRELIKDDLYQAVNGEWLKTAVIPDDKPSTGGFNDLVTEIETKLIKEFNELKNTDNDQMNEFLKFYEIIKDVKKRDLDGVGSALDIIKNIENTNSYEELQKKLKDFILMDLPLPFNFSIYADMSEATRNVLYLDPAGIILPDKTYYGTENEKVLIDKYSEMVRLLLSKFNYNKEQIEKLLSDTIKFDSLIYPNVKSSEESADYVKMNNPRTLEEVANYSNVIDFKALIKELVGENPEKIIVTEPVFFEHFNEIVTKETFEILKSWLIVKTALGFSNFLTEEIREIGSIYSKYLSGIDKILSVEKFAYYFATKVYSQVISVYYGTKHFGEKAKKDVYDMVTSMIEVYKKRLANNTWLNEKTSKSAIKKLESLEILVGYPDTYKNIYKKLIVDETKSFFENNMTFTKIMTEYSLSKWNKPVDRKEWGMSSNTVNAYYSPTDNLICFPAAILQAPFYSLDQSKSANYGGIGSVIGHEISHAFDNNGSKFDENGNINNWWTEEDYKTFDNLAKNMIAQFDGLDFAGHKVNGTLTVSENIADAGGLSCSLEALKNHKEYNLEEFFINFAKIWCRKARQQYMELLLKTDVHAPGELRANIQPRNLDDFYETFGVKEGDKMFMPKDKRVNIW
- a CDS encoding alpha-amylase family glycosyl hydrolase, which gives rise to MELFIVKDNKPYKKVDLVGINDRDIYKWLNVEKGAYSFYIVHDNKRQNVTYTHTAPFVKNFEAFLDETNIPRMITGFQNGIDILIEINLNFKEFKLFKTKFTKLNFNLKNHINNKIQKLEIAGSFNNWIPDEEPVIIKNETEAEVVLNLKNGYYEYKYIINGMWEDGGNRTLIVGENGKLFPKGQLGTGVFSYDAFDENTEIKAISHKINKISNTEYEFTLRTQINDVSRAYISIIENDGIEQVMELERLSDTTNQFDYFKRHVVFDDSTGDFSIIYILEDGNQKAYFNGDKLSYKCNIDRIKVDKISDMELFYIPSWTKEAIWYNIFPERFYNANVYNDPIFNEFGPESFGINILHEHNFIQDYKWRVNNVQLSKFDRNRWTSDFSDRTSWEKLGEQGLSYSLKYARMYGGDIQGIKEKIPYLKELGVNAVWLNPVFFSYQNHKYGANDFRHISPDFGTIRTSGSKHNVYVNENNKTYIDVLGTQAKNNSELKLLEVNLSGENQGKNGYFETQDPKTWVWTESDLIMVDLIKELHQNGIRVIFDGVFNHSSDRHWSFNLALAQGPTSPYASWYKFLSFNNHIPITADMDEKKAYETLIHNKNNAEYIGWAGVQTLPEFDTFNVEYKEYIFNIVRKWMYGPDGVASDDFTFDDGIDGFRLDVPNCLENQDFWSEFREVVKSAKKDAYITAEIWGNASSDVNNTKFDAVMNYEWLKTTVGYFINHSKEWGTCYKLKAQDFFNELREKRTWYPYQALQAMQNLNGSHDTDRLYSRIVNDALGRNMEEGKQLEKGYNGIRPDLASIYHPNTNIDWINSKIKPKQILKLISVFQMTYIGAPMLYYGDEVGMWGATDPYCRKPMLWDEFLYDNEKNPSYINRGEIYEQEPDLELFAWYKKIISIRKKNKVLVYGKFKELFFDNDKDVIAYERYDKNTSIIVIINNSFDEQNVSFNVYHKNKEMIDLLSNNKIKIGIEGELNITLKGKKAVILKIKK